Proteins co-encoded in one Cytophaga hutchinsonii ATCC 33406 genomic window:
- a CDS encoding lysine N(6)-hydroxylase/L-ornithine N(5)-oxygenase family protein, with amino-acid sequence MTTGIIYDIVGVGIGPFNLGLAALTNPIKDLNCLFIDRKTAFNWHAGLMFDDATLQVPFMADLVTMADPISRFSFLNYLKEVDRLYKFYIREDFFILRKEYNKYCQWVLNQLDNCRFSQEVVTITFDETAKLYNILVRNTHTDEADWFTAKHIVLGVGNTPNLPSYVKPEHAAYVCHASDYLHRKDELTQRASVTVIGSGQSAAEVFNDLLLNRRAEAELNWFSRPDRFFPMEYSKLTLELTSPEYVDHYHSLPPAKREAILKGQNSLYKGINYDLINSIYDTLYQQSVDAEQLPVTLSPCSELIAIEETVDSRIRLHFYHTQQERGFTKVTDAVILATGYSYSIPKCLEGIRPMIQVTENGKYLAARNYSIDKGNTIFIQNGELNTHGFVTPDLGMGAYRNASIINTILGYDYYKVEKRIAFQNFTAAPLVNQSATIEAELFVTPN; translated from the coding sequence ATGACGACAGGAATTATTTATGACATTGTTGGTGTAGGCATCGGCCCTTTTAATTTAGGTCTTGCCGCATTAACCAATCCGATCAAAGACCTGAACTGTCTTTTTATAGATCGTAAGACAGCATTTAACTGGCATGCGGGTTTAATGTTTGATGATGCTACGCTGCAAGTGCCGTTCATGGCAGATCTTGTAACGATGGCAGACCCGATCAGTCGCTTCAGTTTTTTAAATTACCTGAAAGAAGTTGACCGCCTGTATAAATTTTACATTCGGGAAGATTTTTTTATTCTGAGAAAAGAATATAATAAATATTGTCAGTGGGTATTAAATCAATTGGATAATTGCCGCTTCTCTCAGGAAGTAGTAACTATCACGTTTGACGAAACAGCAAAACTGTATAACATTCTGGTACGGAATACACATACAGATGAAGCAGATTGGTTTACAGCAAAACATATTGTGTTGGGTGTTGGTAATACACCCAACCTTCCATCGTATGTAAAGCCGGAACATGCGGCATATGTATGCCATGCTTCGGATTATTTACATCGTAAAGATGAATTAACACAACGTGCTTCGGTAACGGTTATTGGCTCCGGGCAAAGTGCTGCAGAAGTATTCAATGATCTGCTGTTGAATCGGAGAGCGGAAGCTGAACTTAACTGGTTCAGCCGTCCCGATCGTTTTTTTCCTATGGAGTATTCAAAACTAACGCTTGAACTTACTTCTCCGGAATATGTAGATCATTATCACTCATTACCTCCGGCAAAACGCGAAGCAATTTTGAAAGGACAGAATTCTCTGTATAAAGGAATTAATTACGATCTGATCAATAGTATTTACGATACGCTGTATCAGCAAAGTGTAGATGCAGAGCAACTTCCTGTTACATTATCACCTTGTTCTGAATTGATCGCCATAGAAGAGACGGTAGACAGCCGGATCCGTCTGCACTTTTATCATACCCAGCAGGAGCGGGGTTTTACAAAAGTAACCGATGCGGTAATTTTGGCAACAGGGTATAGTTACAGCATTCCAAAATGCCTGGAAGGCATACGGCCAATGATACAGGTTACCGAGAACGGAAAATATTTAGCCGCGCGTAATTATTCGATTGATAAAGGTAATACCATCTTCATTCAGAATGGTGAATTGAATACACATGGTTTTGTTACGCCGGATCTGGGTATGGGTGCATACCGCAATGCCAGCATCATCAATACCATTCTGGGTTACGATTATTATAAAGTTGAAAAACGTATAGCCTTCCAGAATTTCACGGCAGCACCATTGGTAAATCAATCCGCCACAATAGAAGCAGAATTATTTGTTACTCCAAACTGA